A region from the Panicum hallii strain FIL2 chromosome 1, PHallii_v3.1, whole genome shotgun sequence genome encodes:
- the LOC112883471 gene encoding MDIS1-interacting receptor like kinase 1-like — translation MEARAPVLVLAVTLSWILATGVGAAGGDERAALLALKAGFVDSLGALADWNDGGRASSHCSWTGVGCNAAGLVDRLELSGKNLSGKVTDDVLRLPALTVLNLSSNAFAVALPKSFAALSNLQVFDVSQNSFDGAFPAGLGSCADLVTVNASGNNFVGALPADLANATSLETIDLRGSFFGGDIPAAYRSLTKLKFLGLSGNNITGKIPPELGELESLESLIIGYNVLEGGIPPELGNLANLQYLDLAVGSLDGPIPAELGKLPALTSLYLYKNNLEGKIPPELGNISTLVFLDLSDNLLTGPIPDEISQLSHLRLLNLMCNHLDGTVPATIGDMPSLEVLELWNNSLTGQLPPSLGKSSPLQWVDVSSNSFTGPVPAGICDGKALAKLIMFNNGFTGGIPAGLASCASLVRVRMQSNRLTGAIPIGFGKLPSLQRLELAGNDLTGEIPGDLASSTSLSFIDFSHNHLQYSLPSSLFTIPTLQSFLASDNIISGQLPDEFQDCPGLAALDLSNNRLASTIPSSLASCQRLVRLNLRHNRLTGEIPKALAMMPAMAILDLSSNSLTGGIPENFGSSPALETLNLAYNNLTGPVPGNGVLRSINPDELAGNPGLCGGVLPPCYGSRDTGLAARPRGSARLKHIAVGWLVGMLAVVAAFTALLGGRYAYRRWYVDGAGCCDDENLGAESGAWPWRLTAFQRLGFTSTDVLACIKEANVVGMGATGVVYKAELPRARAVIAVKKLWRPAPMDGDAAAANELTADVLKEVGLLGRLRHRNIVRLLGYMHNDTDAMMLYEFMPNGSLWEALHGPPEKRTLVDWVSRYDVAAGVAQGLAYLHHDCHPPVIHRDIKSNNILLDANMEARIADFGLARALARTNESVSVVAGSYGYIAPEYGYTLKVDQKSDIYSYGVVLMELITGRRAVEAEFGEGQDIVGWVREKIRSNTVEEHLDAHVGGRCAHVREEMLLVLRIAVLCTARAPRDRPSMRDVITMLGEAKPRRKSGSSGGKDGAAAAPAVVVDKDRPVFSTTPDSDYA, via the exons ATGGAAGCAAGAGCGCCAGTGCTGGTCCTAGCAGTGACGCTGTCCTGGATCTTGGCCACCGGCGttggcgcggccggcggcgacgagcGGGCGGCGCTGCTCGCGCTCAAGGCGGGCTTTGTTGACTCGTTGGGCGCGCTCGCCGACTGGAATGATGGCGGCAGGGCCTCGTCGCATTGCAGCTGGACAGGCGTCGGGTGCAACGCCGCCGGCCTCGTGGACCGCCTTGAGCTCTCGGGGAAGAACCTGAGCGGCAAGGTCACGGACGACGTGCTCCGGCTGCCGGCGCTCACCGTCCTCAACCTCTCCTCCAACGCGTTCGCCGTCGCGCTGCCCAAGTCGTTCGCCGCGCTGTCCAACCTCCAGGTGTTCGACGTGAGCCAGAACTCCTTCGATGGCGCGTTCCCGGCCGGCCTCGGCTCCTGCGCTGACCTCGTCACCGTCAATGCCTCCGGCAACAACTTCgtcggcgccctccccgccgACCTCGCCAATGCCACGTCCCTCGAGACCATCGACCTGAGGGGCAGCTTCTTCGGTGGTGACATCCCGGCGGCGTACCGGAGCCTCACCAAGCTCAAGTTCCTGGGCCTCTCCGGCAACAACATCACCGGCAAGATCCCGCCGGAGCTCGGAGAGCTCGAATCGCTCGAGAGCCTCATCATCGGGTACAATGTGCTCGAGGGAGGCATCCCACCGGAGCTCGGCAACCTCGCCAACCTCCAGTAcctcgacctcgccgtcggcagccTCGACGGGCCCATCCCAGCTGAGCTCGGCAAGCTTCCGGCGCTCACCTCGCTTTACCTGTACAAGAACAACCTCGAAGGCAAGATACCGCCGGAGCTCGGCAACATCTCGACACTCGTCTTCCTCGACCTGTCCGACAACCTGCTGACGGGCCCGATCCCCGACGAGATATCGCAGTTGAGCCACCTCCGGTTGCTCAACCTCATGTGCAACCACCTCGACGGCACCGTGCCGGCGACCATCGGCGACATGCCGAGCTTGGAGGTGCTCGAGCTGTGGAACAACTCCTTAACCGGGCAGCTTCCCCCGTCGCTCGGCAAGAGCTCGCCGTTGCAGTGGGTTGACGTGTCGTCAAACTCCTTCACCGGCCCCGTGCCTGCTGGGATCTGCGACGGCAAGGCGCTCGCCAAGCTGATCATGTTCAACAACGGCTTCACCGGCGGGATCCCGGCCGGGCTGGCGTCGTGCGCCTCGCTGGTGCGCGTGCGCATGCAGAGCAACCGCCTCACCGGCGCGATCCCCATTGGGTTCGGCAAGCTGCCGTCGCTGCAGCGACTGGAGCTCGCCGGCAACGACCTAACGGGAgagatccccggcgacctcGCGTCGTCGACGTCGCTGTCGTTCATCGACTTTTCCCACAACCACCTCCAGTACTCGCTGCCGTCGAGCCTCTTCACGATCCCGACCTTGCAGAGCTTCTTGGCGTCAGATAACATCATCTCCGGCCAGCTCCCCGACGAATTCCAAGACTGCCCAGGACTGGCAGCGCTGGACCTGTCGAACAACCGGCTCGCCAGCACGATTCCGTCCAGCCTGGCCTCGTGCCAGAGGCTGGTCAGGCTCAACCTCAGGCACAATCGGCTCACCGGCGAGATTCCGAAGGCGCTCGCCATGATGCCGGCGATGGCCATCCTTGATCTGTCAAGCAACTCCTTGACCGGCGGCATACCTGAGAATttcgggagctcgccggcgctggaGACGTTGAACCTGGCGTACAACAACCTCACTGGGCCCGTGCCCGGGAACGGCGTCCTGCGTTCCATCAACCCCGATGAGCTGGCCGGCAACCCTGGGCTGTGCGGTGGCGTGCTCCCGCCGTGCTACGGGAGCCGTGACACGGGCCTGGCGGCGCGCCCCCGCGGCAGCGCGCGCCTGAAGCACATCGCGGTGGGGTGGCTCGTGGGGatgctcgccgtcgtcgccgcgTTCACGGCTCTGCTCGGCGGGCGCTACGCGTACCGCCGGTGGTACGTGGACGGCGCCGGGTGCTGCGACGACGAGAACCTCGGCGCGGAGTCCGGGGCGTGGCCGTGGCGGCTGACGGCGTTCCAGCGGCTCGGGTTCACGAGCACCGACGTGCTGGCGTGCATCAAGGAGGCGAACGTGGTCGGCATGGGCGCGACCGGGGTGGTGTACAAGGCGgagctcccgcgcgcgcgcgccgtgaTCGCCGTGAAGAAGCTGTGGCGGCCGGCGCCGATGGacggcgacgcggcggcggcgaacgaGCTGACCGCGGACGTGCTTAAGGAGGTGGGCctcctcgggcggctccggcacCGGAACATCGTGCGGCTGCTGGGGTACATGCACAACGACACGGACGCGATGATGCTGTACGAGTTCATGCCCAACGGCAGCCTGTGGGAGGCGCTGCACGGCCCGCCGGAGAAGCGCACGCTGGTGGACTGGGTGTCGCGCTAcgacgtcgccgccggcgtggcGCAGGGGCTGGCGTACCTTCACCACGACTGCCACCCGCCGGTGATCCACCGCGACATCAAGTCCAACAACATCCTCCTCGACGCCAACATGGAGGCCCGCATCGCCGACTTCGGCCTCGCCCGCGCCCTGGCCCGCACCAACGAGTCCGTCTCCGTCGTCGCCGGATCCTACGGCTACATCGCGCCAG AGTACGGGTACACGCTGAAGGTGGATCAGAAGAGCGACATCTACAGCTACGGCGTGGTGCTGATGGAGCTGATCacggggcggcgcgcggtggAGGCGGAGTTCGGCGAGGGGCAGGACATCGTGGGGTGGGTGCGGGAGAAGATCCGGAGCAACACGGTGGAGGAGCACCTGGACGCGCACGTCGGCGGCCGGTGCGCGCACGTCCGGGAGGAGATGCTGCTGGTGCTGCGCATCGCCGTGCTCTGCACGGCCAGGGCGCCGCGGGACCGGCCGTCCATGCGCGACGTCATCACCATGCTCGGCGAGGCCAAGCCGCGGCGCAAGAGCGGGAGCAGCGGCGGCAAGGacggcgcggccgccgcccccgccgtggtGGTGGACAAGGACAGGCCGGTGTTCAGCACCACGCCGGACTCCGACTACGCCTAG
- the LOC112875434 gene encoding GPI mannosyltransferase 3, which produces MSPRRRSRAAGSPPGDAGPPPSPGKARRIRPWAALGSDRRVLALALAFRAANALLVRTYFNPDEHWQCLEVAHRVAFGYGHLTWEWKRGLRSYLHPLIFAALYKILALLHLDNPWFMVMAPRLLQSVFAAFGDLYLYKLSKCIFNVQVAQWTLFCQLVNWFMFFCIPRTLSNSLETVLTVAGLYYWFTAIESSKGTSVISKQQAANRQTHPSRKVALLIAALSCAIRPTSAVTWLYVGLLDFIQMKSKCHFVFLEVIPVGVIVLAVTTLLDWWMYGSQVIVPLNFLKFNLFSSGGDYYGTHVFHWYFTQGFPSMIWTFLPFAMCGIVKSLEWRISGLIAWVLGVYSILGHKEFRFVLPVLPLALMFSGYCLAAMSQFKGKNLHGKRCLSGLQLSVILLIITNVPMALYMSLFHQRGTEDVLYYLSKEAHDGRVKSVLFLMPCHSTPYYSTLHYNLPMRFLDCTPSDNKGTLDESDSFLTSPSEFVGEVFGNLTSFSHIVLFESEERHVLHLLLRNSFLEVRRFFHSHFKVDRDLQSSVVVYSRRDVL; this is translated from the exons atgaGCCCGCGCAGGCGATCTCGCGCTGCCGGCTCCCCGCCTGGCGACGCAGGTCCGCCTCCTTCGCCGGGGAAGGCACGGCGGATCCGGCcgtgggcggcgctggggtCGGACCGGAGGGTGCTGGCGCTCGCGCTGGCGTTCCGCGCGGCCAACGCGCTGCTGGTGCGCACCTACTTCAACCCCGACGAGCACTGGCAGTGCCTCGAGGTCGCCCACCGCGTCGCCTTCGG GTATGGCCACCTTACTTGGGAGTGGAAGCGGGGCCTGCGAAGTTACCTCCACCCGTTGATCTTTGCTGCTCTCTACAAGATTCTGGCGCTACTCCACCTCGACAACCCATGGTTCATG GTGATGGCTCCACGTCTCCTGCAATCTGTCTTTGCAGCTTTTGGAGATCTGTACTTGTATAAGCTTTCCAAATGTATTTTCAATGTTCAGGTTGCCCAGTGGACA TTATTTTGCCAGTTGGTTAACTGGTTCATGTTTTTCTGCATCCCACGGACTCTATCAAACAGCTTGGAGACGGTTTTGACTGTGGCAGGACTCTATTATTGGTTTACTGCCATAGAGTCTTCCAAGGGAACCTCAGTTATTTCGAAGCAGCAGGCTGCCAATAGACAAACTCACCCATCAAGAAAAGTGGCTCTTCTGATAGCAGCTTTATCCTGCGCCATTCGGCCAACAAGTGCTGTAACATGGCTTTATGTTGGTCTTTTGGATTTTATTCAGATGAAATCCAAATGTCATTTTGTTTTTCTTGAGGTCATTCCAGTAGG GGTCATTGTCCTTGCAGTAACAACACTCCTTGATTGGTGGATGTATGGTTCCCAGGTCATAGTGCCACTTAACTTTTTGAAATTCAACCTCTTCTCTTCAGGAGGAGACTACTATGGAACACATGTCTTCCACTGGTACTTCACACAGGGGTTTCCATCCATGATTTGGACAttcttaccatttgcaatgtGTGGAATTGTAAAGTCTCTGGAGTGGAGGATTTCAGGTCTAATCGCTTGGGTATTAGGGGTTTACAGCATACTTGGCCATAAAGAATTCAG ATTTGTTCTTCCGGTGCTTCCTTTAGCATTGATGTTCTCGGGATATTGCTTAGCTGCAATGTCACAATTCAAGGGCAAAAACCTTCATGGGAAAAGATGCCTTTCAGGGTTGCAACTTTCTGTTATTCTGCTCATCATAACCAATGTTCCCATGGCCTTATATATGTCGTTATTCCATCAA AGAGGAACAGAAGATGTTTTGTATTATTTGTCAAAAGAAGCCCATGATGGAAGAGTGAAGAGTGTCCTCTTCCTCATGCCTTGTCATTCAACACCTTACTACTCTACTTTACACTACAACCTACCTATGCGCTTTTTGGACTGCACTCCTAG TGATAACAAAGGGACCTTGGATGAGTCGGATTCTTTCCTTACAAGCCCATCTGAGTTTGTGGGTGAGGTTTTCGGAAATTTAACTTCATTCAGTCACATTGTATTATTTGAGTCTGAAGAAAGACATGTTCTCCACTTGCTTCTGCGCAATTCTTTTCTTGAG GTCAGGAGATTTTTCCATTCCCATTTCAAGGTTGACAGAGACCTTCAGTCGTCTGTTGTTGTTTATTCACGGAGGGATGTGTTATGA
- the LOC112883462 gene encoding uncharacterized protein LOC112883462: MAKEFEELALDGHNYPTWALDIKISLASKNILSALLPPAERTEPLHDAYKYNALYILRHHLHPDLKAEYVMEEEPNVLWLSLKNRYEQQKAVILPEANHDWTHIRLQDYKSIGDYNHAIHKICARLRFCGKEPSDADKIEKTLQTMLPSDRVLQHQYRARNYQTYSKLIHDLLQAEKHDELTMKNHKQRRVGAAPMPEIHHAMKDEKKGNGFKNHSKFSDNSKKRRRNKRKGKKNTKAPRKDTTTSKDEKCKKCGCYNHPTNKCRTPRHLVALYQQAFKGKAAEGQAYEAHFATPSNLKADIGSPSMSQKEPCTSNLPLLTYTEPMDIDNVIVDYSLDDAFGDLN, from the coding sequence ATGGCTAAAGAGTTTGAAGAACTCGCTCTCGATGGACATAACTATCCTACTTGGGCACTGGATATCAAGATCAGCCTTGCCTCAAAGAACATTCTGAGTGCATTGCTACCTCCTGCAGAGAGGACTGAGCCACTGCATGATGCATACAAGTACAACGCATTGTACATTCTTAGGCATCACCTCCATCCTGATCTGAAAGCAGAATACGTGATGGAAGAAGAGCCAAATGTACTATGGTTATCCCTTAAAAACAGGTACGAGCAACAGAAGGCTGTAATCTTACCTGAGGCGAATCATGACTGGACTCATATTCGTCTCCAGGACTACAAGTCCATAGGTGATTACAACCATGCTATTCATAAAATCTGTGCTCGTTTGCGTTTTTGTGGCAAGGAACCTTCAGATGCGGATAAGATTGAAAAGACACTCCAAACTATGCTCCCATCTGATAGGGTCTTGCAACATCAATACCGTGCTCGCAATTATCAGACTTACTCTAAACTCATACATGATCTGCTTCAGGCAGAAAAGCACGATGAGCTTACGATGAAAAATCATAAGCAACGTCGTGTTGGGGCTGCCCCTATGCCTGAAATACATCATGCTATGAAAGATGAGAAGAAAGGGAATGGCTTCAAAAACCATTCCAAGTTTTCTGATAATTCAAAGAAGCGCAGACGCAACAAGCGTAAGGGTAAGAAAAACACAAAGGCTCCGAGGAAAGACACTACTACTTCCAAGGATGAGAAGTGCAAGAAGTGTGGATGCTACAACCATCCCACCAACAAGTGTCGCACTCCTCGCCACTTAGTGGCTCTGTACCAGCAAGCTTTCAAAGGCAAGGCTGCAGAAGGACAGGCATACGAAGCTCACTTCGCCACTCCATCCAACTTGAAGGCTGATATTGGAAGTCCAAGCATGAGTCAAAAGGAACCATGCACTTCCAACCTTCCACTCCTGACCTACACTGAGCCTATGGACATAGACAATGTCATCGTCGACTATAGTTTGGATGACGCCTTTGGAGACCTCAACTAG
- the LOC112898668 gene encoding 60S ribosomal protein L37-1-like, translating into MGKGTGSFGKRRNKTHTLCIRCGRRSFHLQKSTCSSCGYPAARIRKYNWSVKAIRRKTTGTGRMRYLRHVPRRFKSNFREGTEATPRKAAAGAN; encoded by the exons ATG GGGAAGGGTACGGGCAGCTTCGGCAAGCGCCGGAACAAGACGCACACGCTCTGCATCCGGTGCGGCCGCCGGAGCTTCCACCTCCAGAAGAGCACCTGCTCCTCCTGCGGATACCCCGCCGCCCGCATCCGCAAAT ATAACTGGAGTGTGAAGGCCATCCGGCGCAAGACCACTGGAACTGGGAGGATGAGGTACCTTCGCCACGTGCCTCGCCGTTTCAAGAGCAACTTCAGAGAAG GGACTGAGGCTACCCCCAGGAAGGCTGCTGCTGGTGCAAACTAA
- the LOC112898773 gene encoding late embryogenesis abundant protein 14-like: protein MSNIEQAVQAEAGKAQAEAECQAEHAAQSVKDAAGATAGAAADAAGAAADSAQLQQHRAADAVQEAADQVAHTAEGAAAAVKDTVAGGGH from the exons ATGTCGAACATTGAGCAAGCCGTCCAGGCCGAGGCCGGCAAGGCGCAAGCCGAGGCCGAG TGCCAGGCGGAGCACGCCGCGCAGTCCGTCAAGGACGCCGCTGGCGCCACCGCTGGCGCCGCGGCCGACGCCGCAGGAGCTGCCGCCGACAGCGCGCAGCTGCAGCAGCaccgcgccgccgacgccgtTCAGGAG GCTGCCGATCAGGTGGCCCACACGGCcgagggcgcggcggccgccgtcaAGGAcacggtggccggcggcggccactgA